A window of Trichoderma atroviride chromosome 3, complete sequence contains these coding sequences:
- a CDS encoding uncharacterized protein (EggNog:ENOG41), translated as MPARTRKRKASEEDDATPEVIPAANKTSRTSKRSSKTKTSSRNGRSRATENPDPVRVSKSSKSTTATVSNAKRDIRRKADELLYRIETRYDNL; from the exons ATGCCAGCCAGAACACGAAAGAGAAAGGCTTCAGAAGAGG ACGATGCGACGCCTGAAGTTATTCCTGCAGCGAACAAGACATCGAGAACGTCGAAGAGGTCTTCGAAGACCAAAACATCCTCAAGGAATGGACGATCGAGGGCTAC TGAAAACCCGGATCCTGTGAGAGTGTCGAAAAGCAGCAAGTCAACAACTGCCACTGTGTCAAATGCAAAGAGAGACATTCGGAGAAAAGCAGACGAGCTGCTTTATCGAATAGAAACAAGGTATGATAACCTTTGA
- a CDS encoding 60S ribosomal protein eL15 (BUSCO:EOG092D41S5), whose product MGALKYVEELQKKKQSDLVRFLLRVRCWEYRQLNVIHRASRPSRPDKARRLGYKAKQGYVIYRVRVRRGGRKRPAPKGATYGKPTNQGINQLKYQRSLKATAEERVGRRCANLRVLNSYWVNQDSTYKYYEVILVDPSHKAIRIDPRINWIVNPVHKHREARGLTATGKRSRGLNKGHRYNKTTAGRRKTWKRHNTLSLWRYR is encoded by the exons ATGGGTGCCCTCAAGTATGTCGAAGAgctccagaagaagaagcagtccGACCTGGTCCGCTTCCTTCTCCGTGTGCGCTGCTGGGAA TACCGTCAACTGAACGTTATCCACCGCGCCTCCCGCCCTTCGCGCCCCGACAAGGCTCGCCGTCTGGGCTACAAGGCCAAGCAGGGCTACGTTATCTACCGTGTCCGCGTCCGCCGTGGTGGCCGCAAGCGCCCTGCCCCCAAGGGTGCCACCTATG GCAAGCCCACCAACCAGGGTATCAACCAGCTCAAGTACCAGCGCTCCCTCAAGGCCACCGCCGAGGAGCGTGTCGGTCGCCGCTGCGCTAACCTGCGCGTCCTGAACTCCTACTGGGTTAACCAGGACTCtacctacaagtactacgaggtcatcctcgtcgaccCTAGCCACAAGGCCATCCGCATCGACCCCCGCATCAACTGGATCGTCAACCCCGTCCACAAGCACCGCGAGGCTCGTGGCCTCACCGCCACCGGCAAGCGCTCCCGTGGTCTCAACAAGGGCCACCGCTACAACAAGACCACCGCCGGCCGCAGAAAGACCTGGAAGAGACACAACACCCTGTCCCTGTGGCGCTACAGGTAA
- a CDS encoding uncharacterized protein (EggNog:ENOG41~BUSCO:EOG092D1CVU) has translation MEDSRFRSQQAPRNEPPVNPLVSPSRGAARIPQQQQRQQQQLQQPSGHDLRSSLPRRFTTDSGLVPTLSSMSSLASPPRGTDVPQDYTGSQEYNNALHKVQLVNIEKKRLEYERIREQRRLFEIEMHALDQKQRREALELVRMEEEMSRFAGHQSEPTTPPEYRNTNNGFPSIFSRPNRFSTSSITSPPGLFGRPVRSGSLLDSPVHGAGSLQQSYGLDDAQVPSRSVPITRRNSDDDDKEEAVRQDPSSQRSTNSRINRYSMPVTRSRTGFYDMNLDQTNTTRFLFGDDEPHHLTSGYAADESFPTLVRRDDQFLSASSAALDLALAPSPNPEARSSSHWRTNVARHRTQNSMSAINGHSISQTGDTGNIGSRPASFRHSLDLKYISENSNETAGASQAVQPPPKLHSSYSANDIPTVKNPAGASMLNGGANNHAQQHFHNHNASIGRIPAGALPVRHARELSNDNNISATREQAGVFPSINSALQASAAPFGPTMASVAPQPATPHAAASVTSPGSAASTSSYNTNFYPTNSFPTPSSTSSPAYGAHSLSAGMQQMNINGTNGGTNGSGAYTSQNYLPYGNASYGQGNQHRDSQARVIQHRRQLDNETMSRYHNMPLDSFRGQIYELCKDQHGCRYLQKKLEERNSDQVHMIWLETNQHVIELMTDPFGNYLCQKLLEFCNDDERTVLIQNASQRMEDIALNQHGTRALQKMIEYVSTPQQIHLIIEALRNRVVKLIKDLNGNHVIQKCLNKLTATDAQFIFDAVGNGDKCVEVGTHRHGCCVLQRCIDHATGEQKLWLIQRITEHARILVQDPFGNYVVQYIIDLNEPTFTEPIVGMFQGCIAQLSRHKFSSNVIEKCLRCAQAPSKDMIVEELLSQPEMERLLRDSFANYVIQTALEFSTPHQKYRLVEAIRPILPQIRTTPHGRRIQAKIAAYDNRGSAASSGQVTPSDNTGGQIPLRPSHNRGISGPGVLPPIGPNASVNTNGTSASSIGSQGTRQQVPPPFTSSTSMPASSTTSSSNGSVQPPPFIQRYSQGASANPSSVDGGETYWV, from the exons ATGGAAGATTCGCGATTCCGCTCTCAGCAGGCGCCGAGGAACGAGCCGCCCGTCAACCCGCTTGTCTCACCCTCTCGCGGCGCCGCTCGCAtccctcagcagcagcagcggcagcagcagcaactaCAACAGCCTTCGGGCCACGACCTGCGTTCCTCCTTACCTCGCCGCTTCACCACCGATTCGGGCCTGGTGCCGACACTCTCGTCAATGAGCTCACTGGCCTCTCCGCCCCGTGGGACCGACGTACCTCAAGACTATACCGGATCCCAAGAGTATAATAAC GCGCTACACAAGGTCCAATTGGTAAAT attgagaagaagcgGTTGGAATATGAGAGGATTCGAGAACAGAGACGGCTCTTTGAGATTGAGATGCACGCATTAGATCAGAAACAGAGGCGAGAGGCGCTGGAATTGGTGcgaatggaagaagagatgagtCGATTCGCCGGGCACCAGTCGGAGCCGACAACTCCTCCCGAATATCGAAACACCAACAACGGCTttccttccatcttctcgcggCCGAATCGCTTCTCGACTTCGAGCATAACTTCTCCCCCGGGCTTATTCGGCCGACCGGTTCGCTCCGGCTCGCTGTTGGACTCTCCTGTCCACGGCGCCGGCTCGCTTCAGCAGTCATACGGGCTTGACGATGCCCAAGTGCCATCGCGGTCTGTTCCTATTACGCGCCGTAacagcgatgatgatgataaagAGGAGGCTGTTCGTCAAGACCCGAGCAGTCAGCGATCGACAAACTC GAGGATAAACCGGTATTCCATGCCGGTCACTCGCTCAAGAACTGGATTTTACGATATGAATCTTGATCAGACAAACACAACGCGCTTTTTGTTTGGCGACGACGAACCACACCACCTGACATCCGGCTACGCTGCTGACGAGAGCTTCCCCACGCTTGTTCGTCGTGACGACCAATTC CTATCGGCGTCATCAGCCGCCCTCGACCTTGCTCTGGCACCATCGCCCAACCCTGAAGCGCGATCTTCCAGCCATTGGAGAACCAACGTAGCCCGACATCGTACCCAGAACAGCATGTCTGCTATTAATGGGCACTCCATTAGCCAAACTGGCGACACAGGCAACATTGGAAGTCGCCCTGCATCCTTTCGGCACTCTCTGGATCTCAAGTACATCTCAGAGAATTCGAATGAGACTGCTGGCGCTTCTCAAGCAGTCCAACCACCTCCTAAGCTCCACAGCTCTTATTCTGCCAACGACATCCCTACTGTCAAGAACCCTGCAGGGGCCTCCATGTTAAACGGTGGCGCAAACAACCACGCTCAGCAGCACTTTCATAATCATAATGCGAGCATCGGTCGCATTCCTGCTGGAGCACTACCAGTTCGACATGCTCGCGAGTTGTCCAACGATAATAACATCAGTGCTACTCGAGAGCAGGCTGGCGTCTTCCCGTCCATCAACTCAGCCCTTCAAGCTAGCGCTGCTCCGTTTGGGCCAACAATGGCATCCGTGGCACCTCAACCTGCCACTCCTCATGCCGCCGCATCTGTGACTTCTCCTGGCAGTGCGGCGTCGACGAGTTCGTACAATACCAACTTCTACCCGACAAATAGCTTTCCAACCCCGAGTTCTACTTCAAGCCCTGCGTATGGTGCTCATTCGCTCTCTGCCGGGATGCAGCAAATGAACATTAACGGGACCAATGGCGGGACCAACGGCAGCGGCGCATACACGTCGCAGAATTATCTTCCCTACGGTAATGCATCCTACGGCCAGGGCAATCAGCATCGCGACAGCCAGGCTCGCGTTATTCAGCATCGTCGACAGCTAGATAACGAAA CAATGTCTCGGTATCATAATATGCCACTGGATTCGTTTCGGGGCCAGATTTATGAGTTGTGCAAAGATCAGCACGGCTGCCGCTACCTCcaaaagaagctggaagaACGCAATAGCGATCAGGTTCACATGATTTGGCTCGAGACCAATCAGCATGTCATAGAGCTCATGACGGATCCGTTTGGTAATTATTTGTGCCAAAAGCTCCTCGAGTTCTGCAATGACGACGAAAGAACTGTTTTAATCCAGAACGCATCCCAGAGAATGGAGGACATCGCTCTGAACCAGCACGGGACGAGAGCCCTACAGAAGATGATTGAGTACGTCAGTACTCCTCAACAAATCCATCTCATTATCGAGGCTCTCCGCAATCGAGTTGTGAAGCTCATCAAGGATCTGAACGGCAACCACGTCATCCAGAAGTGTCTTAACAAGCTCACTGCTACTGACGCCCAGTTCATTTTCGATGCTGTCGGCAACGGGGACAAGTGTGTTGAAGTTGGCACCCACAGGCATGGCTGCTGTGTGCTTCAGCGCTGCATCGACCACGCAACGGGCGAGCAAAAGCTCTGGCTGATCCAACGCATCACTGAGCATGCGCGCATACTGGTTCAAGATCCATTTGGGAACTACGTTGTCCAATACATCATTGATCTCAATGAACCCACCTTCACTGAGCCCATTGTTGGCATGTTCCAAGGCTGCATCGCCCAGCTCTCCCGCCACAAATTTAGCTCTAATGTTATTGAGAAGTGCCTGCGCTGTGCTCAAGCTCCTTCGAAAGACATGATCGTGGAAGAGCTACTGTCTCAGCCCGAGATGGAGCGCCTTCTTCGCGATTCATTCGCCAATTATGTCATACAGACAGCTCTCGAATTTTCCACTCCTCATCAGAAATACCGTCTTGTTGAGGCTATCCGACCTATTCTTCCACAGATTCGTACGACTCCACATGGACGCCGTATCCAAGCGAAGATTGCCGCTTATGACAATCGCGGAAGCGCTGCCTCGAGTGGACAAGTCACTCCTTCTGACAATACGGGTGGCCAAATTCCACTGCGTCCTAGTCACAACCGAGGAATTTCTGGTCCTGGAGTGCTCCCCCCTATTGGCCCTAATGCCAGTGTCAACACCAACGGGACGTCGGCCTCTAGTATTGGAAGCCAGGGCACGCGCCAGCAGGTGCCTCCTCCATTCACCAGCAGTACCTCGATGCCAGCATCCTCGACAACCTCCAGTTCGAATGGCTCTGTCCAGCCTCCCCCATTCATTCAAAGATATAGCCAGGGCGCCTCTGCTAACCCTTCTTCGGTGGATGGTGGTGAGACATACTGGGTGTAA
- a CDS encoding uncharacterized protein (EggNog:ENOG41~SECRETED:SignalP(1-23)) gives MIGNALLQCAGLAALANLPLIRAVPFLQTPTTTFSSAETVTPAIVSVMNVTSHGPFTGPPASTTGALTASTILASEIPSAPPAPGTFNYTADGKLHGPEPAPFTPNGGLGTNGSAPVSRPQSDYDYQSLALALYQEWIEWDLFHFGLKNFSTNQFNSSGLNADDRFLIQYMADQEVGHATLLTNILGAQAPKQCTYNYPVSNVREFLDFNQKLTRVGEAGAYGFIPHLNNRPAAQLLLQSVAVEARQQLIFRQLGGQFPMPVWHIPAIPQSWAWTLLAPYISSCPTNQSRLIWQNFPALSILNQPNPARINASDAFNETTGAGINTLSTANITNSQLCQNATNPTNQSLNCAPAITQNRTIPLSYPGRQVFLHWDTPGKLVGPNNSYVTNTTARVPRWAAWVSQLNVTYSRLLNINLRNQTAFTFQPNVSTWDHDPAINGTMFLALTDARLNVTPFNLSQLNPHVAALGVYQAG, from the coding sequence ATGATCGGGAATGCGCTCCTACAATGTGCAGGGCTTGCGGCCCTTGCAAACCTGCCGCTGATCCGGGCTGTTCCGTTTCTACAAACACCAACAACTACTTTCTCTTCCGCTGAGACCGTCACGCCGGCAATCGTATCTGTTATGAACGTTACCTCTCACGGCCCCTTTACAGGACCACCAGCATCGACTACCGGGGCGCTGACGGCTTCTACCATCTTGGCCTCAGAGATTCCGTCGGCGCCTCCTGCTCCGGGAACCTTCAACTACACAGCTGACGGCAAGCTCCACGGCCCTGAGCCTGCGCCGTTTACTCCAAATGGTGGCCTGGGAACCAATGGATCTGCTCCCGTCAGCCGACCCCAGAGTGACTATGACTACCAGTCGCTTGCACTGGCTCTCTACCAAGAATGGATCGAATGGGATCTCTTCCACTTCGGCCTAAAGAACTTTTCTACTAATCAGTTCAATTCCAGCGGCCTCAACGCAGATGATAGATTCCTCATTCAGTACATGGCCGATCAGGAGGTGGGACATGCTACGCTCCTGACCAACATCCTCGGTGCTCAGGCACCCAAGCAGTGTACTTACAACTATCCCGTGTCCAATGTTCGGGAGTTCCTTGACTTCAACCAAAAGCTCACGCGCGTGGGAGAAGCGGGTGCCTATGGATTTATACCTCATTTGAACAATAGACCGGCggcccagctgctcctccagaGCGTCGCAGTGGAGGCTCGCCAACAGCTCATCTTCCGCCAGCTTGGTGGACAATTCCCCATGCCCGTTTGGCACATTCCTGCAATTCCTCAGAGTTGGGCATGGACTCTGCTGGCGCCATACATCTCGAGCTGTCCTACCAACCAGAGTCGGCTTATATGGCAAAATTTCCCAGCGCTGAGTATCCTCAATCAGCCGAATCCTGCTCGTATCAATGCTTCTGATGCTTTCAACGAGACCACCGGGGCCGGTATTAATACTCTTTCCACGGCAAACATCACCAATTCGCAACTTTGTCAAAACGCGACCAACCCGACCAATCAGTCGCTCAACTGCGCGCCAGCCATCACCCAGAACCGCACTATCCCGCTCTCTTACCCAGGCCGCCAGGTTTTCCTGCACTGGGACACTCCCGGGAAACTAGTCGGGCCAAACAACAGCTACGTAACCAATACCACGGCTAGAGTACCCCGGTGGGCGGCATGGGTATCGCAGCTGAACGTTACGTACTCTCGGCTGTTGAACATCAATTTGCGGAACCAGACGGCGTTTACTTTCCAGCCCAACGTGTCGACGTGGGATCATGATCCCGCGATCAACGGAACCATGTTTTTGGCGCTCACGGATGCAAGGCTCAACGTCACACCGTTTAATTTGAGCCAGCTCAATCCTCATGTCGCAGCTCTCGGTGTTTATCAGGCTGGTTAA